In a genomic window of Streptococcus oralis subsp. tigurinus:
- a CDS encoding peptide ABC transporter substrate-binding protein, protein MKSKKWLLGAGAILSAALLFTACGKSEKKADAPKTFSYVYAMDPSSLDYSVTSKSSTSDVIANVVDGLLENDKYGNLIPSLAEDWSVSKDGLTYTYKLRKGVKWYTSEGEEYAEVKAQDFVTGLKHAADGKSDGLSLLQDSIKGLAAYISGESNDFSTVGVKAVDDYTVEYTLNKPESFWNSKVTTATMLPVNEEFLNSKGSDYGAPTPSSILYNGPYFLKSLTSKSVIEYEKNPNYWDKDNVKIDNIKLTFYDGSDQESLIRSFTQGAYTTARLFPTSSNFESTKQEYGDKIVYSPQEATSYYLTVNVNRQSYNKTAKTDEAQKTSTKEALLNKNFRQALNFALDRHSYTAQLNGEEGANKIIRNSLVPHDYVQVGEKTFGELAQAELVSYGDQWKDVALTDGKDTIYSPEKAKAAFAKAKEELQGKGVTFPIHLDVPVEQTDVIAVQQTNSLKQSIESSLGTENVIVDVLQMTDNEKMSITSQAKVPSQKDYDLNGTGWGPDYQDPATYLNILDAKKGSALKHLGITRGKDPEVMAQVGLDEYKKLLDDAAAETSDLNKRYEKYAKAQAWVSDSSLLIPVASSGGSPTVSRTVPFTKAYSQVGIKGDPFVFKGLELQNDVVTAKEYEEAFKKWQQEKIETNAKYQKELEKHVK, encoded by the coding sequence ATGAAATCGAAAAAGTGGCTCTTAGGAGCAGGTGCTATTTTGAGTGCGGCCCTTCTTTTTACTGCTTGTGGGAAAAGTGAAAAGAAGGCTGATGCGCCCAAGACATTCTCTTATGTCTACGCTATGGATCCATCTTCTTTGGATTATAGTGTGACGAGCAAGAGTTCAACTTCTGATGTTATAGCGAACGTTGTCGATGGCCTTTTGGAAAATGATAAGTATGGAAACTTAATTCCATCGCTTGCAGAAGACTGGTCCGTTTCTAAAGATGGCTTGACTTATACCTACAAACTTCGTAAGGGTGTAAAATGGTATACTTCTGAGGGAGAAGAGTATGCTGAAGTCAAGGCTCAGGATTTTGTTACTGGTCTAAAACACGCAGCTGACGGTAAATCAGACGGCTTATCTCTCCTTCAAGATTCTATCAAAGGCTTGGCTGCCTACATCAGTGGAGAAAGCAATGACTTTTCTACTGTAGGAGTGAAAGCTGTTGACGATTACACGGTTGAATATACGCTTAACAAACCAGAAAGCTTCTGGAACTCTAAAGTCACAACTGCAACCATGCTTCCAGTTAATGAAGAATTCTTGAATTCTAAAGGGAGCGACTACGGTGCACCAACACCATCAAGTATTCTTTATAACGGTCCTTATTTCTTGAAATCATTGACTTCAAAATCAGTCATTGAATATGAAAAGAATCCAAACTACTGGGATAAGGACAATGTCAAGATTGACAATATTAAACTAACCTTCTACGATGGATCAGACCAAGAATCCTTGATTCGTAGCTTTACACAAGGTGCCTATACAACAGCCCGACTCTTCCCAACAAGCTCAAACTTTGAGTCAACTAAACAAGAGTACGGAGATAAGATTGTTTACAGTCCACAAGAAGCGACAAGCTACTACCTCACTGTTAACGTAAACCGCCAATCTTACAATAAAACAGCTAAAACAGACGAGGCTCAAAAAACTTCAACGAAAGAAGCTCTTCTTAACAAGAACTTCCGTCAGGCGCTGAACTTTGCCCTTGACCGTCATTCTTACACGGCTCAGTTGAATGGTGAAGAAGGTGCGAACAAGATTATCCGTAACAGCCTAGTGCCACATGACTACGTTCAAGTTGGTGAAAAGACCTTTGGAGAGTTGGCGCAGGCAGAGCTTGTTTCATATGGAGACCAGTGGAAAGATGTAGCCCTTACAGATGGAAAGGATACGATTTACAGTCCTGAAAAAGCTAAGGCTGCCTTTGCTAAAGCAAAGGAAGAATTGCAGGGAAAGGGAGTTACCTTCCCAATTCATTTGGATGTTCCAGTTGAACAGACTGATGTCATTGCCGTTCAACAGACGAACTCACTCAAGCAGTCTATCGAATCATCACTTGGTACTGAAAATGTCATTGTCGATGTCCTTCAAATGACCGATAATGAGAAAATGAGCATTACGTCTCAAGCCAAGGTGCCATCTCAAAAAGACTATGACTTGAACGGAACTGGTTGGGGACCAGACTATCAAGACCCAGCTACCTACCTCAACATCCTTGATGCCAAGAAGGGATCGGCCCTTAAACACTTGGGAATCACTCGCGGAAAAGATCCAGAAGTGATGGCTCAAGTTGGACTGGACGAATACAAGAAACTCTTGGATGATGCTGCAGCTGAAACCAGCGACCTTAATAAGCGTTATGAAAAATACGCCAAAGCTCAAGCTTGGGTGTCTGATAGCTCGCTCTTGATTCCAGTTGCTTCTTCAGGTGGTTCTCCAACTGTTAGCCGAACTGTACCATTCACAAAAGCTTACTCTCAAGTCGGAATCAAGGGAGACCCATTTGTGTTCAAAGGTTTGGAGTTGCAAAATGATGTTGTGACTGCAAAAGAATACGAAGAAGCCTTCAAGAAATGGCAACAAGAAAAAATCGAAACAAATGCCAAATACCAAAAAGAACTTGAAAAACACGTCAAGTAA
- a CDS encoding peptide ABC transporter substrate-binding protein, producing MIKMKKRLIGTGLVLATGILLSACGQSNTDTSTYSSTFSANPTTFNYLIDYYADNTAVITNLVDGLLENDSYGNLVPALAEDWSVSSDGLTYTYKLRKDAKWYTADGEEYASVKAQDFVTGIKYAADNKGQAMDLIQNSIKGLNDYVTGVTNDFSTVGIKALDDYTVEYTLTRPEPYWNSKTTNSILFPVNEEFLKSKDKDFGTLTPDSILYNGPYLLKDFTSKSSIEYVKNPHYYDHDKVTIEKVKLAYFDGSDQEMTIRNFENGAYSIAGVYPNSSNYAKTKEKYQDNIVYSLQDKTSWYFNFNVNRKTYNHTAKITDEQKKSAQTAILNKNFRQAINFGIDRTAYSAQSNGEEAASKTLRNTLVPPTFVQVGDKTFGEVTASKLVNYGTEWSGINLADAQDAYFNKEKAQAKFAEAKKELEAQGVTFPIHLDVPVDQTNKNAVSGMNSVKQTLETVLSSDNIVIDVQQLSTDDFGNVAFLAPNPAARDYDLNFDGWVGDYQDPSTYLDPFNAETGFYLKIFGLDAKEDQELIKSLGLDTYTQLLKEADAENKDVAKRYEKYAEAQAWMIDNSLVMSAMSNGGTASVTKVTPFTRAYSLVGIKGDGNNYKYMRLQKGPVTKKQFDEAKAKWEAESKKAIEKSQKEFENHVK from the coding sequence ATGATCAAAATGAAAAAAAGACTAATTGGGACAGGTCTTGTCTTAGCGACAGGGATTTTGCTCTCGGCATGTGGACAGTCCAACACAGATACTAGCACTTATTCATCAACATTTAGTGCGAATCCGACAACTTTTAACTATCTTATAGATTATTATGCGGATAACACTGCCGTTATTACCAATCTCGTAGATGGTTTGTTAGAAAATGACAGCTATGGGAACCTCGTACCTGCTCTTGCGGAGGATTGGTCTGTTTCATCAGATGGTTTGACCTATACCTACAAGCTTAGAAAAGATGCCAAGTGGTATACGGCTGATGGTGAGGAATATGCTTCAGTCAAAGCTCAGGATTTTGTCACTGGGATCAAATATGCCGCTGACAACAAGGGGCAAGCCATGGATCTGATCCAAAATTCAATCAAGGGATTGAATGACTATGTGACGGGTGTGACTAATGACTTTTCAACTGTTGGTATCAAAGCTTTGGACGACTATACGGTTGAGTACACTTTGACACGACCAGAACCTTATTGGAACTCTAAGACAACCAATAGTATTCTTTTCCCAGTCAACGAAGAGTTCTTGAAATCAAAGGATAAAGATTTTGGTACCTTGACACCAGACAGTATTCTTTATAACGGCCCCTATCTGTTAAAAGATTTCACATCAAAATCTTCGATCGAATATGTGAAGAATCCACATTATTATGACCATGACAAAGTAACCATTGAAAAAGTTAAGTTAGCCTACTTTGATGGGTCAGATCAGGAGATGACCATTCGAAACTTTGAAAATGGTGCTTACTCGATTGCAGGAGTCTATCCAAATAGTTCGAACTATGCTAAGACAAAAGAAAAATACCAAGACAATATCGTTTATAGCTTACAAGACAAGACATCTTGGTACTTTAACTTTAACGTCAACCGCAAAACCTATAATCATACCGCTAAAATAACGGACGAACAAAAGAAATCAGCTCAAACAGCTATCTTAAATAAAAATTTCCGTCAGGCTATCAACTTTGGTATTGATCGAACAGCCTACTCTGCTCAATCTAACGGTGAAGAAGCAGCGAGCAAAACCCTTCGTAATACTCTGGTTCCCCCAACATTTGTTCAGGTGGGAGATAAGACCTTTGGAGAAGTAACAGCTTCTAAGCTTGTGAACTACGGAACTGAGTGGTCAGGTATCAATTTGGCAGACGCTCAAGATGCCTACTTTAACAAGGAAAAGGCCCAAGCAAAATTTGCAGAAGCTAAAAAGGAATTGGAAGCCCAAGGCGTGACTTTCCCAATCCATTTGGATGTTCCTGTTGATCAGACGAATAAAAATGCGGTTTCTGGTATGAACTCAGTTAAACAAACCCTTGAAACAGTACTAAGTTCAGACAATATCGTCATTGATGTTCAACAACTTTCTACAGATGACTTTGGAAATGTTGCATTCCTAGCACCAAATCCAGCAGCTCGTGACTACGACCTAAACTTTGATGGTTGGGTTGGTGATTACCAGGATCCATCAACTTATCTAGACCCCTTCAATGCTGAAACCGGCTTCTATCTCAAGATTTTTGGTCTTGATGCCAAGGAAGACCAAGAACTTATTAAGAGTCTAGGGTTAGATACCTATACACAACTCCTGAAAGAAGCAGATGCCGAGAACAAAGATGTCGCTAAGCGTTATGAAAAATACGCTGAAGCTCAAGCTTGGATGATTGACAATTCTCTAGTCATGTCTGCTATGTCAAATGGTGGTACAGCCTCTGTAACTAAAGTAACTCCGTTTACACGTGCCTACTCCCTAGTAGGTATCAAGGGTGACGGAAATAATTACAAGTACATGAGATTGCAAAAAGGCCCTGTTACCAAGAAACAATTTGATGAAGCCAAGGCTAAGTGGGAAGCAGAAAGTAAAAAGGCTATCGAAAAGAGTCAAAAAGAATTTGAAAACCACGTTAAATAA
- a CDS encoding LCP family protein, with protein MNRGSKRTRSSNMKRNINIVLLTIYLLLGGFLLFLIFRHNILAFRYLNIISAVLVLLAALVGLLLIVYKKAEKFTVFFLTLAILVSSVSLYALQQFVGFTNHINSTSNYSEYSISVVVLKESEINNVTQLDTVTGPTETDNDNIQKLLADIKTSQSKDLPVENATSYLAAYKSLLSGEAKAIVLNSVFENIIEAEYPDYASKIKKIYTKKLVKEVAAPKVSKNKAFNIYVSGIDTYGPISSVSRSDVNILMTVNRDTKKILLTTTPRDSYVPIADGGNNQKDKLTHAGIYGVDSSIHTLENLYGVDINYYVRLNFTSFLKLIDLLGGVDVYNDQDFTSLHGKYHFPVGNVHLDSEQALGFVRERYSLADGDRDRGRNQQKVIIAIIQKLTSTEALKNYDNIIKGLQDSLQTNMPLETMMDLVNTQLESGGNYKVNSQDLKGTGRTDLPSYAMPDSNLYMMEIDESSLATAKAAINDVMEGK; from the coding sequence ATGAATAGAGGTTCAAAGAGAACTCGTTCTAGCAATATGAAACGAAATATTAACATAGTCTTGCTAACCATTTACCTATTGTTGGGTGGTTTTTTACTGTTCTTGATTTTTAGACATAACATTTTAGCTTTTAGATACCTGAATATTATTTCTGCGGTTCTCGTTCTATTAGCTGCTCTAGTAGGCCTATTGCTGATTGTTTATAAAAAGGCTGAGAAGTTTACGGTCTTCTTTTTGACGCTTGCCATCTTAGTGAGTTCAGTTTCTCTCTATGCTTTGCAACAGTTTGTCGGTTTTACCAATCATATCAATTCGACGTCAAATTACTCAGAGTATTCGATCAGTGTGGTCGTTTTGAAAGAGAGTGAGATTAATAATGTGACTCAATTGGATACGGTTACAGGGCCTACAGAGACAGACAATGACAATATTCAAAAATTGTTGGCAGATATTAAAACCAGCCAAAGCAAGGACTTGCCAGTTGAGAATGCTACTTCCTACCTAGCAGCTTATAAGAGCCTGCTTTCTGGTGAAGCCAAAGCAATCGTCTTAAATAGTGTCTTTGAAAATATTATTGAAGCAGAGTATCCTGATTATGCTTCTAAAATCAAGAAAATATACACTAAAAAATTGGTTAAAGAAGTTGCTGCGCCTAAGGTATCGAAGAATAAAGCTTTCAATATTTATGTGAGTGGTATTGATACCTATGGTCCGATTAGCTCAGTCTCACGTTCAGATGTAAATATTTTGATGACGGTGAACCGTGATACCAAAAAAATCCTTCTTACTACAACGCCTCGTGATTCCTATGTTCCGATTGCGGATGGAGGAAACAATCAAAAGGACAAATTGACCCATGCAGGGATTTATGGAGTGGACTCATCAATTCATACTTTGGAAAATCTCTATGGGGTGGATATTAACTACTATGTTCGCTTGAACTTCACTTCTTTCTTGAAGTTGATTGACCTTTTAGGTGGTGTTGATGTCTATAATGATCAGGATTTCACTTCTTTGCATGGCAAGTACCATTTCCCTGTTGGGAATGTCCATCTAGACTCTGAGCAGGCTCTTGGTTTTGTTCGTGAGCGCTACTCTCTAGCAGATGGAGATCGAGATCGTGGTCGGAACCAACAAAAGGTTATTATAGCTATTATTCAGAAGTTGACGTCAACTGAGGCTTTAAAAAACTACGATAACATCATCAAGGGATTGCAAGATTCTCTTCAGACCAATATGCCTTTGGAAACCATGATGGATCTGGTTAATACTCAATTGGAGAGTGGCGGGAATTACAAAGTCAACTCTCAAGACTTGAAGGGAACTGGACGCACGGATCTTCCTTCATACGCTATGCCAGATAGTAACCTCTACATGATGGAAATCGATGAAAGTAGCTTGGCCACTGCGAAAGCTGCTATCAATGATGTGATGGAGGGCAAGTAG
- the cps4B gene encoding capsular polysaccharide biosynthesis protein Cps4B: MIDIHSHIVFDVDDGPKSIEESKKLLREAYSQGVRTIVSTSHRRKGMFETPEEKIATNFLKVREMAKEVADDLIIAYGAEIYYTPDVVEKLEKKLIPTLNDSRYALIEFSMNTPYRDMHKGLSDILMLGITPVIAHIERYDALENNEKRVRELIDMGCYTQVNSSHVLKPKLFGGTYKFMKKRAQYFLERDLVHVIASDMHNLDHRPPHMEEAYDIIAKKYSEDKAKELFKDNPRKIIMDQLI; encoded by the coding sequence ATGATAGATATCCATTCGCACATCGTTTTTGATGTGGACGATGGTCCAAAGTCGATAGAGGAAAGTAAAAAACTTCTTAGAGAGGCCTACAGTCAAGGAGTGAGGACAATTGTTTCCACTTCGCATAGACGAAAAGGGATGTTCGAAACTCCTGAAGAAAAAATCGCAACTAACTTTCTAAAGGTGCGAGAAATGGCTAAGGAAGTTGCGGATGATTTAATCATTGCTTATGGGGCAGAAATCTACTATACGCCAGATGTTGTTGAGAAGTTAGAAAAGAAATTAATCCCAACCCTTAACGATAGTCGCTATGCTTTGATTGAGTTTAGCATGAATACTCCTTATCGAGATATGCATAAGGGATTGAGTGATATTCTAATGCTAGGCATTACACCCGTCATTGCCCACATTGAACGTTACGATGCTTTGGAAAACAATGAAAAGCGCGTGCGAGAACTAATTGACATGGGATGTTATACTCAGGTTAATAGTTCTCATGTTTTGAAACCAAAACTCTTCGGAGGAACCTATAAATTTATGAAAAAGAGAGCCCAGTATTTCTTGGAACGAGATTTGGTTCACGTGATAGCAAGTGATATGCACAACTTGGATCACAGACCTCCTCATATGGAGGAAGCCTATGATATCATTGCCAAAAAATACAGTGAAGATAAGGCTAAGGAACTTTTTAAGGATAATCCCCGAAAAATAATAATGGATCAATTGATTTAG
- the cpsC gene encoding capsular polysaccharide biosynthesis protein CpsC yields MKEQNMMEIDVFHLLKILWKRKLLIALVAFVTGAVAFAYSSFIVKPEFTSTTRIYVVNRNQGDKPGLTNQDLQAGSYLVKDYREIILSQDVLEKVATDLKLELPPKGLASKIKVTVPVDTRIVSISVTDRAPEEASRIANSLREVAAQKIISVTRVSDVTTLEEARPATSPSSPNIRRNTMVGFLAGAVVMVVTVLLVELLDTRVKRPEDIEDVMQIALLGVVPNLDKLK; encoded by the coding sequence ATGAAAGAACAAAATATGATGGAAATCGATGTATTTCACTTGCTTAAAATCCTTTGGAAACGAAAATTGTTAATTGCTTTGGTAGCATTCGTGACAGGAGCAGTAGCATTCGCTTACAGTAGTTTTATTGTGAAGCCGGAGTTTACGAGTACGACCCGAATTTATGTGGTCAATCGTAATCAGGGAGATAAGCCTGGCTTGACTAACCAAGACTTGCAAGCAGGATCTTACTTGGTAAAAGACTATCGTGAAATCATTCTCTCGCAAGACGTTTTAGAGAAGGTTGCGACTGATTTGAAACTAGAACTCCCTCCAAAAGGTCTAGCTAGTAAAATCAAGGTAACAGTTCCAGTGGATACGCGTATTGTATCGATTTCTGTTACAGACCGTGCACCCGAGGAAGCAAGCCGTATCGCCAACTCTTTGAGAGAGGTTGCGGCTCAAAAGATCATCAGCGTCACTCGCGTTTCGGATGTGACAACACTTGAAGAAGCACGCCCTGCAACATCGCCATCTTCACCAAATATTCGTCGCAATACCATGGTTGGATTCCTTGCGGGGGCAGTTGTGATGGTTGTCACAGTTCTCCTTGTTGAGCTCTTGGATACACGAGTGAAACGTCCAGAAGATATTGAGGACGTGATGCAAATTGCACTATTGGGAGTAGTTCCAAATTTGGATAAATTGAAATAG
- a CDS encoding tyrosine-protein kinase produces the protein MPTLEIAQKKLDLARKAEEYYNALRTNIQLSGNNLKVISITSVKPGEGKSTTSTNIAWAFARAGYKTLLIDADIRNSVMSGVFKSREKITGLTEFLSGTTDLSQGLCETNVENLFVIQAGSVSPNPTALLQSENFATMIDTLRKYFDYIVVDTAPIGVVIDAAIITQQCDASVLVTAAGETNRRDVQKAKEQLEQTSKPFLGIVLNKLNTSVEKYGSYGAYGSYGNYGKK, from the coding sequence ATGCCAACGTTAGAAATTGCACAAAAAAAATTAGATTTGGCAAGAAAAGCAGAAGAATACTACAATGCCCTTCGCACCAATATTCAATTGAGTGGGAATAACTTGAAAGTGATTTCCATTACCTCTGTCAAACCAGGAGAAGGAAAATCAACAACTTCTACCAATATTGCTTGGGCTTTCGCGCGTGCGGGCTATAAGACGCTGTTGATTGATGCGGATATCCGTAATTCAGTAATGTCAGGTGTCTTTAAATCACGGGAAAAGATTACAGGCCTAACAGAGTTCTTGTCAGGCACAACAGACCTATCACAAGGTTTATGTGAAACCAATGTTGAAAATTTGTTTGTCATTCAAGCGGGCTCTGTATCACCAAACCCAACAGCTTTGTTACAAAGTGAAAATTTTGCGACCATGATTGACACCTTACGCAAGTACTTTGACTACATCGTCGTAGATACTGCCCCGATTGGAGTTGTTATCGATGCAGCGATTATCACGCAACAGTGTGACGCTTCTGTTTTGGTAACTGCTGCTGGTGAAACAAATCGTCGTGATGTCCAAAAAGCTAAAGAACAACTCGAACAAACAAGCAAACCATTCTTAGGAATTGTGCTTAATAAACTCAATACTTCAGTTGAGAAGTATGGATCATATGGGGCTTATGGCTCCTACGGAAATTATGGCAAAAAATAA
- a CDS encoding sugar transferase produces MEEKGLKISLAVFQSFLVIILAYLLSFVKETDIVYTSMVILYILHYVVFHISDYGQDFFKRGYLAEFIRTAKYIIFFALAISISNFFLEDRFSISRRGMVYFLIIHSILLYLMNLCIKRYWKRLFPNLKGRKKVFLITATSRVEKVMDRLIEASEILWELEAVSVLDQPNFRHEHLKVIPAENILDYTTHEVVDEVFINLPSEEYNIGDYISLFETMGIDVTVNLNAFNDNLGSDKQIREMAGLNVVSFSTKFYKPSHVVAKRIIDICGSIVGLIICGLVSIVLVPMIRKDGGPAIFSQTRIGKNGRHFTFYKFRSMCVNAEKRKQELLAQNTMQGGMFKVDDDPRITPIGRFIRKTSLDELPQFWNVLIGDMSLVGTRPPTVDEYEKYTPEQKRRLSFKPGITGLWQVSGRSEIKDFDEVVKLDVAYIDDWTIWKDIEILLKTVKVVFMRDGAK; encoded by the coding sequence ATGGAAGAAAAGGGATTAAAGATTTCTTTGGCAGTTTTCCAGAGTTTTCTTGTCATTATTTTAGCTTATTTGCTCAGTTTTGTTAAAGAAACAGATATTGTATATACCTCAATGGTAATTCTATACATTCTCCATTATGTTGTCTTTCATATTAGTGATTATGGACAAGATTTTTTCAAAAGAGGGTACTTGGCAGAGTTTATCAGAACAGCAAAATATATTATTTTCTTTGCTTTAGCGATTAGCATCTCGAATTTTTTCTTAGAAGATCGTTTTAGCATTTCAAGACGAGGGATGGTGTATTTTTTGATAATACATTCCATTCTGCTTTATCTGATGAATCTATGTATTAAGCGTTATTGGAAACGACTATTCCCAAACTTAAAAGGAAGAAAGAAAGTCTTTTTGATAACGGCGACTTCTAGAGTTGAGAAAGTAATGGATAGACTGATAGAAGCAAGTGAAATTTTATGGGAGTTAGAAGCGGTTAGTGTTTTAGATCAGCCTAACTTCCGTCATGAACATTTAAAAGTCATTCCTGCTGAAAATATTTTAGACTATACAACTCATGAAGTTGTCGATGAGGTCTTTATCAATCTACCTAGTGAAGAGTATAACATTGGAGATTATATTTCTCTCTTTGAAACCATGGGAATAGATGTGACAGTCAATCTCAATGCTTTTAACGATAATCTAGGTAGTGATAAACAAATTCGTGAAATGGCAGGTTTGAATGTTGTATCTTTTTCAACAAAATTTTATAAACCTAGTCATGTGGTCGCTAAACGGATCATTGATATTTGTGGTTCAATTGTCGGACTGATTATCTGCGGTTTGGTGAGTATTGTTTTGGTTCCAATGATTAGAAAAGATGGTGGACCAGCGATTTTTTCTCAAACTCGTATTGGAAAAAATGGCCGACATTTCACTTTCTATAAATTTAGATCTATGTGCGTGAATGCTGAGAAACGCAAACAAGAACTTTTGGCTCAAAATACCATGCAAGGTGGAATGTTTAAGGTTGATGATGATCCTCGTATTACACCAATTGGTCGCTTTATTCGTAAGACCAGCCTAGATGAGTTGCCTCAGTTTTGGAATGTTTTAATCGGAGATATGAGTCTGGTCGGGACCCGTCCCCCAACAGTGGATGAGTATGAAAAGTATACACCTGAACAAAAACGTCGATTGAGTTTTAAACCTGGGATAACAGGCTTGTGGCAAGTCAGTGGACGAAGCGAGATCAAGGATTTCGATGAAGTTGTCAAATTAGATGTAGCCTATATTGATGATTGGACTATTTGGAAAGATATTGAAATTTTATTGAAGACCGTTAAGGTTGTATTTATGAGAGATGGGGCGAAGTAA
- the cps2T gene encoding beta 1-4 rhamnosyltransferase Cps2T produces the protein MKQSVYIIGSKGIPAKYGGFETFVEKLTEYQKDSNIQYYVACMRENSAKSGITEDRFEHNGAICFNIDVPNIGPARAIAYDIAAVNKAIELAKENKDEAPIFYILACRIGPFISGLKKKIRAIGGRLLVNPDGHEWLRAKWSLPVRKYWKFSEQLMVKHADLLVCDSKNIEQYIQEDYKQYQPKTTYIAYGTDTAPSSLKAENAKVRNWYQEKGVSENGYYLVVGRFVPENNYETMIREFIKSKSKKDFVLITNVEQNKFYDQLLQDTGFDKDPRVKFVGTVYDQELLKYIRENAFAYFHGHEVGGTNPSLLEALASTKLNLLLDVGFNREVGEDGAIYWKKDELARVIEEVEGFDQAAITDLDFKSSQRILSAFTWEKIVSDYEEVFKG, from the coding sequence ATGAAACAGTCAGTTTATATCATTGGTTCAAAGGGGATTCCTGCCAAGTATGGAGGATTTGAAACCTTTGTTGAAAAATTAACCGAATACCAAAAAGACAGCAATATACAATACTATGTTGCTTGTATGCGTGAAAATTCTGCCAAGTCTGGTATTACGGAAGATCGGTTTGAGCACAATGGCGCCATTTGTTTCAACATTGATGTGCCTAATATTGGCCCGGCTCGTGCTATCGCTTACGATATTGCAGCGGTCAATAAGGCTATTGAATTGGCTAAGGAAAACAAGGATGAGGCTCCCATTTTTTACATTTTAGCTTGTCGCATCGGGCCCTTTATTTCTGGACTTAAGAAAAAGATTCGTGCAATTGGTGGCCGTTTGCTGGTAAATCCAGATGGACATGAATGGCTACGAGCAAAATGGAGCTTACCAGTTCGTAAGTACTGGAAATTCTCAGAGCAACTCATGGTCAAGCATGCTGATTTATTGGTATGTGATAGCAAAAATATCGAACAATATATTCAAGAGGACTATAAGCAGTATCAACCAAAGACCACCTATATTGCCTATGGGACAGACACTGCTCCTTCAAGCCTGAAGGCAGAAAATGCCAAGGTTCGGAACTGGTATCAGGAAAAAGGTGTTAGCGAAAATGGCTATTATCTAGTGGTGGGCCGATTCGTTCCTGAAAACAACTACGAAACCATGATTCGTGAATTTATCAAGTCCAAGTCCAAGAAGGATTTTGTCCTCATCACAAATGTGGAGCAGAATAAATTTTACGATCAGTTGTTACAGGATACTGGTTTTGACAAAGATCCTAGGGTTAAATTTGTAGGTACGGTTTATGACCAAGAATTGCTCAAGTACATTCGTGAAAATGCTTTTGCCTATTTCCATGGGCATGAGGTTGGAGGAACCAACCCTTCTCTACTAGAAGCTCTAGCATCCACAAAACTGAATTTGCTGCTAGATGTTGGATTTAACCGTGAGGTTGGTGAAGACGGGGCTATTTATTGGAAAAAAGACGAGTTGGCACGTGTCATTGAGGAAGTAGAGGGATTTGATCAGGCAGCAATAACTGACTTGGATTTCAAGTCAAGCCAAAGAATCCTCTCAGCTTTCACATGGGAAAAGATTGTGTCAGATTATGAAGAAGTGTTTAAAGGGTAA